The Pseudomonadota bacterium genome includes the window GCGGGGAGGGCAGCGACTGTCGTGAGAAGGGAGAGGATCAACAAGACGAAAAGGCCTCTGAGGTTGCGCGCGAGACGGAGATCTGCACACCAGCGTGTCTCGGGTTCTCGCATCAGTGGCGAAGGCGACGAGGAAGGGTCAAGCATGCGCGTTGGGCTCCTGTCTTGTCGTCACGACACGGTTTGATCCCAGGTTCTGGGATCACGACACGGTTTGATCCCAGGTTCTGGGATCATGACACGGTTTGATCCCAGGTTCTGGGATCATGACACGGTTTGATCCCAGGTTCTGGGATCACGACACGGTTTGATCCCAGGTTCTGGGATCACGACACGGTTTGATCCCAGGTTCTGGGATCACGACACGGTTTGATCCCAGAACCTGGGATCATCGCTCGTGCCTTCTGGATTCGACGCGCTCGCGCTTGATCCGCCCGTCTCAGAACACCAGCTTGAGGATTCTGGCCCCTCCGATGATGACCGACGTGGCGGGCAGGAAGAAGGCCTGCGACAGCACGGTTCCGGCCAGCGTGCTGGCGAGCAGGAACACCGCCATGATGTAGATGTGGCGCTCGGGGCGGTCTCCCTTCACGCACTGGTCGGTGATGAACGCCGATGTGGGGTCGACGATGACGCTCACCATGATGGTGGCCACGCCGTTCACCACCGATGACAGCAGCGTGGCGGCGCGGGCGAGCTCCTGCTCTTCGGCGCTGCCGGCGCTGAGGCAGGCCCCCGCGTAGATGGCGGCCATGAGGCCGATGGTGTAGACGCTCACCACGAAGAGGTTGCCGTACACGAAGGCGCGTGGAATCTGATTGAGGTCTGCGAGCCGTACGCCCACGAGCGACGGCGGGCGCAGGCATCGCAGCACCGCGAACCAGGCGCGGGGGGTGAGCAGGGCGCCGAACAGCCGAGGGATGGAGCCCAGACGCTCGAGGGCGCCGATGGCCGCGTTGTAGATCTCGACGAATGTGGGCAGCAGCAGGAAGGCGGCCGCGGAGCCGATGGAGGCCCCCGCAACGATCCAGCGGAACGACGGCAGCAGGCTCTCGACGGGCAGGTGCTGGCGGCGCACGTTGTCGGCCAGCGAGGCCACGAAGGGGGCGTAGATCTGGGTGGCCAGGCGCGTCGCGAGAAAGAAGAGGTTGTACACCGCCAGGGCGGTGGCCACCCGCTTCGTCACCACCGCCGACACGCGCGACGCCACCGTGGTCGACGCGAGCAGCGTCACGAAGACGTTGAGCATCACCACCGTTGACAGCGACAGCGCGTTCGAGCCCTTTCCGATGCGTGAGGCCGCATCGAGGATGAGGCAGGTCCCCGGCCAGAGCACGGCAAGCCCGAGGCAGGCCCCCACGAAGTTGCCGGCCGACAGATGCACCGCGGTGATGCGCACGTGCGCCTCTGGACGCTCGCCGTGGATGGCCTGATCGGTGATGAGGGCCGCCTTCGGGTCGACCCACACCGAGAACGCGATGGCGGCGAAGGCGTTCACCAATCCGCTCAGCAGCAGCGAGGTCTGCTGGTACTCGGTGTTGAGCGCCGAGGCCATGATGGCGCACAGAAAGCCCACCGTCCAGATGGCGGTGGCCACGGCGTTCACGATCAA containing:
- a CDS encoding DUF2837 family protein gives rise to the protein MEENSVSMTLSLLLHDPRLLFIVVLSGAVSMLTTLNVAARPAAVQTGRVALAFTISSLFFMCTRFANLFYAPLLGRYVGLAVKQKDIDPTALSTLYAQIQWIVVGAAIGAFVAWMLLPTFVQLYKNGIASMEYRHSMLAVLLRLTRPSGIRTLFRSFRPPSLLGVRLFKLDGVPVDFLIVNAVATAIWTVGFLCAIMASALNTEYQQTSLLLSGLVNAFAAIAFSVWVDPKAALITDQAIHGERPEAHVRITAVHLSAGNFVGACLGLAVLWPGTCLILDAASRIGKGSNALSLSTVVMLNVFVTLLASTTVASRVSAVVTKRVATALAVYNLFFLATRLATQIYAPFVASLADNVRRQHLPVESLLPSFRWIVAGASIGSAAAFLLLPTFVEIYNAAIGALERLGSIPRLFGALLTPRAWFAVLRCLRPPSLVGVRLADLNQIPRAFVYGNLFVVSVYTIGLMAAIYAGACLSAGSAEEQELARAATLLSSVVNGVATIMVSVIVDPTSAFITDQCVKGDRPERHIYIMAVFLLASTLAGTVLSQAFFLPATSVIIGGARILKLVF